One stretch of Qipengyuania gelatinilytica DNA includes these proteins:
- the edd gene encoding phosphogluconate dehydratase — protein sequence MTKPLKDTIHRVTQRVIENSRKSRGDYLELMDREGDKQINRHSLSCSNLAHAFAGAEEDQDAIKAARGPNLGIVTAYNDMLSAHQPYYRYPERMKIWAREVGATVQVAGGTPAMCDGVTQGEAGMELSLFSRDTIALSTIVALSHAMYDGVALLGICDKIVPGLLMGALRFGHLPAVFVPSGPMGTGISNKEKQRTRQLYAEGKVGRDELLASEMGSYHSPGTCTFYGTANSNQMMMEMMGLHIPGAAFVPPGAKLRQEMSRKATHRLAELRKDGDDFRPLGRVVDEKAIINAAIGLLATGGSTNHAIHIPAMARAAGIKFDWTDLSELSSAVPLVARVYPNGSGDVNHFHDAGGMGYVIGTLLDEGLAHADILTVAEGGFEAYSREPGMDGDELVWRDPGPSGDTEMLRPASDPFQADGGMRLVEGNLGRACFKSSAVERERWTIEAPCRIFEDQPSVNEAFKKGELDRDVVVVVRYQGPRANGMPELHKLTPALGVLQDRGYRVALVTDGRMSGASGKVPAAIHCTPEALGGGPLSKLRDGDIVKVCAETGTLSTDADLDSRDAAPEPQTETGMGREYFAMFRHGADGAEQGASSMLAIAGL from the coding sequence ATGACTAAGCCGCTGAAAGACACGATCCACCGGGTCACGCAGCGCGTGATCGAAAACTCGCGCAAGTCGCGCGGGGACTATCTCGAGTTGATGGACCGCGAGGGCGACAAGCAGATCAACCGCCACTCGCTCTCCTGCTCCAATCTCGCCCACGCCTTCGCGGGGGCAGAGGAAGACCAGGATGCGATCAAGGCGGCCCGCGGGCCCAACCTGGGCATCGTGACCGCCTATAACGACATGCTTTCGGCCCACCAGCCGTACTATCGCTATCCCGAGCGGATGAAGATCTGGGCGCGCGAAGTGGGCGCCACGGTCCAGGTCGCAGGCGGCACACCGGCCATGTGCGACGGGGTGACGCAGGGTGAGGCCGGCATGGAACTGTCGCTTTTCAGCCGCGACACCATCGCCTTGTCCACGATCGTCGCGCTCAGCCACGCCATGTATGATGGCGTTGCGCTGCTGGGCATTTGCGACAAGATCGTCCCGGGCCTGCTTATGGGCGCGCTGCGCTTCGGGCACCTCCCGGCCGTATTCGTGCCCTCGGGTCCGATGGGAACCGGCATTTCGAACAAGGAAAAGCAGCGCACCCGCCAGCTATACGCCGAAGGCAAGGTCGGGCGCGACGAATTGCTCGCGAGCGAAATGGGCAGCTACCATTCGCCCGGCACCTGCACATTCTACGGCACCGCCAATTCGAACCAGATGATGATGGAGATGATGGGTCTCCACATTCCGGGCGCGGCCTTCGTCCCGCCAGGTGCGAAACTGCGGCAGGAAATGAGCCGCAAGGCCACGCACCGCCTGGCCGAACTCCGCAAGGACGGCGACGACTTCCGCCCGCTGGGCCGCGTCGTCGACGAAAAGGCGATCATCAACGCGGCGATCGGCCTGCTTGCCACCGGCGGGTCGACCAACCACGCGATCCACATTCCCGCCATGGCCCGCGCAGCAGGCATCAAATTCGACTGGACCGACTTGTCGGAACTGTCGTCGGCGGTTCCCTTGGTCGCACGCGTCTATCCCAACGGATCGGGCGACGTGAACCACTTCCACGATGCCGGCGGCATGGGATATGTCATCGGCACGCTGCTCGACGAAGGGCTTGCCCATGCGGATATCCTGACCGTCGCGGAAGGCGGCTTCGAGGCCTATTCACGCGAACCCGGCATGGATGGTGACGAACTGGTCTGGCGCGATCCGGGTCCGAGCGGCGATACCGAGATGCTTCGCCCAGCCTCCGATCCCTTCCAGGCCGATGGCGGCATGCGCCTCGTCGAGGGCAATCTCGGTCGAGCCTGTTTCAAGTCCTCCGCGGTCGAGCGCGAACGCTGGACGATCGAGGCTCCGTGCCGGATCTTCGAAGACCAGCCGAGCGTGAACGAGGCCTTCAAGAAGGGTGAACTCGACCGCGATGTCGTCGTGGTCGTCCGCTATCAGGGGCCCCGCGCCAATGGCATGCCCGAGCTGCACAAGCTCACCCCTGCCCTCGGCGTCCTGCAGGACCGCGGCTACCGCGTGGCGCTCGTCACCGACGGGCGCATGTCCGGCGCGAGCGGCAAGGTGCCCGCTGCCATCCATTGCACTCCCGAAGCGCTGGGCGGCGGACCGCTGTCCAAGCTGCGTGACGGCGATATCGTGAAGGTCTGCGCCGAAACCGGTACGCTATCGACCGACGCCGACCTCGATAGCCGCGATGCCGCGCCCGAGCCGCAGACCGAGACCGGAATGGGCCGCGAATACTTCGCCATGTTCAGGCATGGCGCCGACGGCGCCGAACAGGGCGCGTCCTCGATGCTGGCAATTGCGGGGCTGTAA
- a CDS encoding transglutaminase-like domain-containing protein: MPIGIETRFTFHLPRPTDVLLQFEAATIPEQAILSSKTHLSDSQHCARVPAQDDIGERIWIRAEGDFEVAYEAEVEPQRQLPDLASLKRLPPHEMPGEAVEYLFDSRYCPADRFQTFVEDEFGGTDGGARIAAIRDWIRQNYQYVPGASGSHTTALDTFIERRGICRDYAHTLVTLARASTIPARYVACYAPGVDPPDFHAVAEVFLNDPETPGGGTWQLVDATGMADPAQTAKIGVGRDAADVSFLTSFGANDFKSSSVRVRTLDK; encoded by the coding sequence ATGCCTATCGGGATTGAAACGCGCTTCACCTTCCACCTACCGCGCCCTACCGACGTGTTGCTGCAGTTCGAAGCTGCGACGATACCCGAGCAGGCGATCCTGTCATCGAAGACGCACCTTTCGGATTCCCAGCATTGCGCGCGCGTGCCGGCACAGGACGATATCGGCGAGCGCATCTGGATCCGCGCGGAAGGCGATTTCGAGGTCGCATACGAGGCCGAGGTCGAGCCCCAGCGGCAGCTGCCCGACCTCGCCAGCTTGAAGCGCCTGCCTCCGCATGAAATGCCCGGCGAAGCCGTGGAATACCTCTTCGACAGTCGCTACTGCCCGGCAGACCGCTTCCAAACCTTTGTCGAGGATGAATTCGGCGGTACCGATGGCGGGGCGCGCATTGCCGCCATCCGTGACTGGATCCGGCAGAACTACCAATATGTGCCCGGCGCTTCCGGTTCGCACACCACTGCCCTAGACACCTTCATCGAACGCCGCGGCATTTGCCGCGATTATGCGCATACGCTCGTGACGCTGGCCCGCGCGAGCACGATCCCCGCCCGCTATGTCGCCTGTTATGCTCCCGGCGTCGACCCGCCCGACTTCCACGCGGTCGCCGAGGTCTTCCTCAACGACCCCGAAACACCCGGCGGCGGTACCTGGCAACTGGTCGATGCAACCGGCATGGCCGACCCTGCCCAGACCGCGAAGATCGGCGTCGGTCGCGATGCGGCAGACGTGAGCTTCCTGACCAGCTTCGGGGCAAACGACTTCAAGTCGAGTTCGGTCAGGGTGCGAACTCTCGACAAGTGA
- the eda gene encoding bifunctional 4-hydroxy-2-oxoglutarate aldolase/2-dehydro-3-deoxy-phosphogluconate aldolase: MTAIADIMQTAPVIPVIVVDEVEHAVPLARALVAGGLRVLEVTLRTPAALDAIRAMKQVDGAIVGAGTVTNQQELAAAIDAGSEFIVSPGLTEPLGKAAIREGIPFLPGIANAGDIMRGLDLGLTHFKFFPAMAAGGLPALKALAAPFGQCRFCPTGGITLENAPEWLAFDPVLCVGGSWVAPRGAVDEAAVEKVAREAAALGG, from the coding sequence ATGACCGCTATCGCCGACATCATGCAGACCGCGCCGGTCATTCCGGTGATCGTGGTCGACGAGGTGGAGCATGCCGTCCCCCTCGCCCGTGCACTGGTCGCAGGCGGCTTGCGCGTTCTCGAAGTGACCTTGCGGACGCCCGCGGCGCTCGACGCAATCCGCGCGATGAAGCAGGTCGACGGGGCGATCGTCGGTGCGGGTACGGTCACCAACCAGCAGGAACTGGCCGCCGCAATCGATGCGGGCAGCGAATTCATCGTGTCGCCTGGCCTGACCGAACCACTCGGCAAGGCAGCGATCCGCGAGGGCATCCCCTTCCTGCCCGGCATCGCCAATGCCGGCGACATCATGCGCGGGCTCGACCTGGGGCTCACCCACTTCAAGTTCTTCCCGGCGATGGCTGCTGGCGGACTTCCCGCCCTCAAAGCCCTTGCTGCGCCCTTCGGCCAGTGCCGTTTCTGCCCGACCGGCGGGATTACGCTCGAGAATGCACCGGAGTGGCTCGCCTTCGATCCCGTACTGTGTGTCGGTGGAAGCTGGGTCGCGCCGCGCGGTGCAGTCGACGAGGCAGCAGTCGAAAAGGTAGCCCGCGAAGCTGCCGCGCTGGGCGGCTAG
- the ptsP gene encoding phosphoenolpyruvate--protein phosphotransferase: MSAAASARQILTQLHEVMAGRHHAQHKLDRVVEIIADSLTSEVCSIYLLREGELELFATRGLNPEAVHVTRMGVGEGLTGMIAKNIETLNLAEAKAHPDFLYRPETGEEKFHSFAGVPIVYRERAVGVLCVQHVEPRRYEDVEIEALQTTAMVLSELIAHKELVDDQDTIDLDEVPTECEVFEGLTLVKGLAAGRAVFHQPRVEIDQVVAEDIEAERQRVYRAFDKMRDQIDAMGREPEFGKGGEHVDILETYKMFAYDEGWSRRINEAIDSGLTAEAAIERVQQRTRMRMREIDDPLLADRMHDLEDLSNRLLRIVSGQLGTAATQGLRRDTILFARNLGPAELLEYDRRRLKGVVLEEGSLTAHVVIVARAMGVPVLGRVARVRSRVSQGDEVLVDADKGVVTLRPSQQLLEAFDARFTKSRERAAAYAELREVEPFTRDGTRITVMINAGLRDDVSALQLTGADGIGLFRTEFQFLVSSTLPARERQMRLYRDVLDAADGKPVIFRTVDIGGDKAVPYLDNATAERDENPAMGWRALRLSLEREGLLKAQARALLEAASGRQLSVMFPMVSEPWEFDAAKAIFEEQLDFLRERRKVLPEAIEYGCMLEVPSLAEVLDQLLPRLSFISIGTNDLTQFLFAADRANPKLAARYDWLSPSILRFLARVSANMVGSNVRIGVCGEMGGRRLEALALLGLGFTRLSITPAAVGPIKELVRKVYLPDLTSQMQRWLISPPADMRAALTEWALSNDIEIE, from the coding sequence ATGTCAGCAGCTGCATCCGCCCGCCAGATTCTCACGCAACTGCATGAGGTCATGGCTGGCCGCCATCATGCCCAGCACAAGCTCGACCGTGTGGTCGAGATCATCGCCGATAGCCTGACGAGCGAGGTCTGTTCGATCTACCTCCTGCGCGAGGGCGAGCTCGAGCTGTTCGCGACCCGCGGCCTCAACCCCGAAGCCGTCCATGTCACGCGCATGGGCGTGGGCGAGGGGCTGACCGGGATGATCGCGAAGAACATCGAAACGCTCAACCTGGCCGAGGCCAAGGCCCATCCGGACTTCCTCTATCGTCCCGAGACGGGCGAAGAAAAATTCCATTCCTTCGCCGGCGTTCCGATCGTCTACCGCGAGCGGGCCGTTGGCGTGCTGTGCGTCCAGCATGTCGAGCCGCGCCGGTATGAAGACGTCGAGATCGAGGCGCTCCAGACCACCGCAATGGTCCTGTCCGAACTGATCGCGCACAAGGAGCTCGTCGACGACCAAGATACGATCGACCTCGACGAGGTGCCGACCGAATGCGAGGTGTTTGAAGGTCTGACGCTGGTGAAGGGACTGGCCGCCGGGCGGGCGGTTTTCCACCAGCCGCGGGTCGAGATCGACCAGGTCGTGGCCGAGGACATCGAGGCCGAACGCCAGCGCGTCTACCGGGCCTTCGACAAGATGCGCGACCAGATCGATGCGATGGGCCGCGAACCGGAATTCGGTAAGGGCGGCGAGCATGTCGATATTCTCGAGACCTACAAGATGTTCGCCTATGACGAAGGCTGGAGCCGCCGCATCAACGAGGCGATCGACAGCGGTCTGACCGCCGAAGCAGCGATCGAGCGCGTCCAGCAGCGCACCCGCATGCGCATGCGCGAGATCGACGATCCCCTGCTCGCCGACCGGATGCACGATCTGGAGGACCTTTCGAACCGCCTGCTCAGGATCGTATCGGGGCAACTCGGCACTGCGGCGACGCAGGGCCTGAGGCGGGACACCATCCTGTTCGCGCGCAATCTTGGACCGGCGGAACTGCTCGAATACGACCGCCGACGCCTCAAGGGCGTCGTTCTCGAGGAAGGCTCCCTCACCGCCCATGTCGTGATCGTGGCACGGGCGATGGGCGTGCCGGTGCTGGGCCGTGTCGCACGCGTGCGGTCGCGGGTCTCGCAAGGCGACGAGGTGCTGGTCGATGCCGACAAGGGCGTCGTCACATTGCGGCCTTCGCAGCAATTGCTGGAGGCCTTCGATGCGCGCTTCACCAAGAGCCGCGAACGTGCGGCAGCCTATGCGGAATTGCGCGAGGTCGAGCCGTTCACGCGCGACGGCACGCGCATAACGGTCATGATCAACGCGGGCCTGCGCGACGATGTCAGCGCATTGCAGCTGACCGGCGCGGACGGGATCGGCCTCTTCCGGACCGAGTTCCAGTTCCTCGTGTCCTCCACCCTGCCAGCGCGCGAGCGCCAGATGCGTCTCTACCGCGACGTGCTGGACGCGGCAGACGGCAAGCCGGTCATTTTCCGCACCGTCGATATCGGCGGCGACAAGGCTGTGCCTTACCTCGACAACGCTACTGCCGAACGGGATGAGAACCCGGCCATGGGCTGGCGAGCCCTGCGCCTCTCGCTCGAGCGGGAGGGCCTCCTGAAGGCGCAGGCCCGTGCGCTGCTCGAAGCAGCCTCGGGCAGGCAGCTTTCGGTCATGTTCCCGATGGTCTCCGAGCCGTGGGAATTCGATGCCGCCAAGGCGATCTTCGAAGAGCAGCTCGACTTCCTGCGCGAACGCCGCAAGGTCCTGCCCGAAGCGATCGAATATGGCTGCATGCTGGAAGTGCCATCGCTTGCCGAAGTGCTCGACCAGCTTCTGCCCCGCCTCTCGTTCATTTCGATCGGGACGAACGATCTCACGCAGTTCCTGTTCGCCGCAGACCGCGCCAATCCGAAGCTGGCTGCGCGCTATGACTGGTTGAGTCCCTCGATCCTGCGGTTCCTCGCCCGTGTTTCCGCCAATATGGTCGGCAGCAATGTGCGCATCGGGGTATGCGGCGAGATGGGTGGACGCAGGCTCGAGGCACTTGCCCTGCTGGGGCTCGGCTTCACTCGTTTGTCGATCACCCCGGCCGCGGTCGGGCCGATCAAGGAACTGGTGCGCAAGGTCTACCTGCCGGACCTGACCAGCCAGATGCAGCGGTGGTTGATTTCGCCTCCTGCCGACATGCGCGCGGCGCTTACCGAGTGGGCTTTGAGCAACGACATTGAAATCGAGTGA
- the tilS gene encoding tRNA lysidine(34) synthetase TilS, which translates to MGIDPELLERFRADLSALWLDDDEPEAKLGIALSGGPDSLALLVLAAAAFPGRVEAATVDHGLREESAAEAAHCASICAQLDVPHATLAVQLAEGNTQSRAREARYAALSGWATDRGIDTICTAHHRDDQVETLLMRLNRGSGLSGLAGVRAAGLAPHGESVVLRPLLDWSREELAAIVAASDFTAVTDPSNEDPAYDRVRMRQALAKADWLQLEGIARSAKVLADMEDDILGLAAEDLELAGKLDGERYLYRPLARSAVYRPSVWGEIIVLIFDEFGRSISRSDAVRMAEALMDGEPINIGGIHASSCADSEEPVWTFAPENPRRTG; encoded by the coding sequence ATGGGCATCGACCCGGAACTGTTGGAGCGGTTCCGGGCCGATCTTTCTGCCCTGTGGCTCGATGACGATGAGCCAGAGGCGAAGCTCGGGATTGCCCTGTCGGGTGGTCCCGACAGCCTTGCCCTTCTCGTGCTGGCTGCTGCTGCTTTTCCCGGGCGGGTAGAGGCGGCAACCGTCGATCACGGCTTGAGGGAGGAAAGCGCTGCAGAGGCTGCACATTGCGCTTCCATCTGTGCGCAGCTGGATGTGCCTCACGCAACGCTCGCGGTGCAGCTTGCCGAGGGCAATACCCAGAGTCGGGCCCGCGAGGCTCGCTACGCCGCGCTTTCCGGTTGGGCCACGGATCGCGGGATAGACACCATCTGCACGGCACATCACAGGGACGACCAGGTCGAAACGCTGCTCATGCGGCTCAATCGGGGCAGTGGGTTGTCCGGCCTCGCCGGCGTGCGTGCTGCCGGACTTGCGCCGCATGGTGAGAGCGTCGTGCTGAGGCCATTGCTGGACTGGAGCCGCGAGGAACTCGCCGCCATTGTTGCGGCAAGCGACTTCACGGCAGTCACCGACCCTTCGAACGAGGACCCCGCATACGACCGCGTGCGCATGCGTCAGGCTCTGGCGAAGGCAGACTGGCTGCAGCTTGAAGGAATCGCACGGTCCGCCAAGGTCCTTGCCGATATGGAAGACGACATTCTAGGCCTTGCAGCAGAGGATCTTGAACTCGCGGGCAAGCTCGATGGCGAACGTTACCTATATCGCCCGCTGGCGCGATCTGCCGTTTACCGCCCTTCCGTCTGGGGCGAGATTATCGTCCTGATCTTCGACGAATTCGGACGCAGTATCTCACGCAGCGATGCGGTGCGAATGGCGGAAGCGCTCATGGATGGCGAACCGATCAACATCGGCGGTATTCACGCATCGTCGTGTGCAGATAGCGAAGAACCCGTGTGGACTTTCGCGCCCGAAAATCCGCGGCGGACCGGCTAG
- a CDS encoding tetratricopeptide repeat protein: MIARSARALGLGGIALALAATSMPVAAQDNSEARIRKLESEVRALQRKVFPGADGRYFEPEISAPATTQPATTAAPSTTAVTDILTRLDALESQLQRLTAQYEVGGNAMRLLEERIEALEAANAPPPAPAATTPAASTPAATTPAAERPDPARVAAVQQITKPQTDDAGDDEYSYGFRLWEAGFFPEAQQQLTLFVERYPDHSRATYGRNLLGRAYLDDGKPGDAAPWFLRNYQADKNAARAGDSLLFLAESMIALKDTQRACIALSEFGETYPALATGRLQGQYATARSKVTCN; encoded by the coding sequence ATGATCGCACGCAGTGCACGCGCGCTCGGCCTCGGCGGCATCGCCCTGGCTCTCGCCGCGACTTCCATGCCCGTCGCCGCGCAGGACAATTCCGAAGCCCGTATCCGCAAGCTGGAATCCGAAGTCCGCGCCCTGCAGCGCAAGGTCTTCCCCGGCGCGGACGGCCGCTATTTCGAGCCAGAGATCAGCGCGCCTGCGACAACGCAGCCGGCGACCACCGCTGCTCCCTCGACCACTGCGGTGACCGACATCCTGACCCGTCTCGATGCACTGGAATCCCAGCTGCAGCGACTGACCGCGCAATATGAGGTCGGCGGCAATGCCATGCGCCTGCTCGAAGAGCGGATCGAAGCGCTCGAAGCGGCAAATGCACCTCCGCCTGCGCCCGCTGCGACAACTCCGGCCGCATCGACGCCTGCTGCAACCACTCCTGCAGCAGAGCGCCCCGATCCTGCCCGTGTCGCTGCCGTCCAGCAGATCACCAAGCCGCAGACCGACGATGCGGGTGACGATGAATATTCCTATGGCTTCCGCCTCTGGGAGGCCGGCTTCTTCCCCGAAGCGCAGCAGCAGCTGACGCTCTTCGTTGAGCGTTACCCCGACCATTCGCGTGCGACCTACGGCCGCAACCTGCTTGGCCGCGCCTATCTCGACGATGGCAAGCCGGGCGATGCCGCGCCCTGGTTCCTGCGCAACTACCAGGCCGACAAGAACGCGGCTCGCGCCGGTGACAGCCTGCTGTTCCTCGCGGAATCGATGATCGCGCTCAAGGACACGCAGCGTGCCTGCATCGCGCTTTCCGAATTCGGCGAGACCTATCCGGCGCTCGCGACGGGTCGCCTGCAGGGTCAGTATGCAACTGCCCGCAGCAAGGTCACCTGCAACTAA
- the zwf gene encoding glucose-6-phosphate dehydrogenase produces MQELTFTADRLLLFGATGDLSQRMLLPSLCALHADNLLDPNLRIVATARSEMSTKEFRDFARKALEKYLPKNRRGPMADFLNRLSYVPVDATTPEGYDELAREVGEYNGLAIFLSTAPSLFEPTIAGLERVGLTRGNARIALEKPLGTDLGSSCEINDAVAKAFTEDRIFRIDHYLGKETVQNLLALRFANILLEPVWNSNYIEHVQISVAETVGLESRVAYYDDSGALRDMVQNHILQLLALVAMEPPTSFDATAVRDEKVKVLRALRPIKANEVVTGQYRAGAVDGKSVPGYDEELGKDSDTETYVAVKAHVDNWRWRGVPFYLRHGKRMPRRVTEIVVQFRCIPHSIFEGRGAKTEPNRLVIEIQPKENIQLSMMAKVPGLGSDGLRLRPVPLDIAMPDAFSDVVRRIAYERLLLDLIHGDQTLFVRRDEVEAQWDWIDHIRALWAENEIKPKTYAAGTWGPSAAVALAERDGVTWHDD; encoded by the coding sequence ATGCAAGAGCTGACATTCACCGCCGACCGCCTGCTCCTGTTCGGAGCCACCGGCGACCTTTCGCAGCGCATGCTCCTGCCGTCGCTTTGCGCGCTTCACGCGGACAACCTGCTCGATCCGAACCTTCGCATCGTCGCGACCGCGCGTTCCGAGATGAGCACGAAGGAATTTCGCGATTTCGCGCGCAAAGCGCTGGAGAAATACCTTCCGAAGAACCGCCGCGGTCCGATGGCCGATTTCCTCAACCGGCTGAGCTACGTTCCGGTCGATGCGACGACGCCCGAAGGCTATGACGAGCTGGCCAGGGAAGTCGGCGAATACAACGGCCTCGCCATCTTCCTGTCGACTGCGCCGAGCCTGTTCGAACCGACAATCGCCGGCCTTGAACGTGTCGGCCTGACCAGGGGCAATGCCCGCATCGCGCTTGAAAAGCCGCTCGGCACCGATCTCGGCTCGAGCTGCGAGATCAACGATGCGGTGGCCAAGGCCTTTACCGAAGACCGCATTTTCCGGATCGACCATTACCTAGGCAAGGAGACGGTGCAGAACCTCCTGGCGCTGCGCTTTGCCAATATCCTGCTCGAGCCGGTCTGGAACTCCAACTATATCGAGCATGTGCAGATCAGCGTGGCCGAGACGGTCGGGCTTGAATCGCGTGTTGCCTATTACGACGACAGCGGCGCGCTGCGCGACATGGTGCAGAACCACATTCTCCAGCTGCTCGCACTGGTCGCGATGGAACCGCCGACAAGCTTCGACGCCACGGCGGTGCGCGACGAGAAGGTCAAGGTCCTACGCGCCCTTCGCCCGATCAAGGCGAACGAGGTCGTGACCGGCCAGTACCGCGCTGGTGCCGTCGATGGGAAAAGCGTGCCCGGCTATGACGAGGAGCTGGGCAAGGACAGCGACACCGAGACCTATGTCGCGGTGAAAGCCCATGTCGACAACTGGCGCTGGCGGGGCGTGCCCTTCTACCTGCGCCACGGCAAGCGCATGCCGCGCCGCGTGACCGAAATCGTCGTGCAGTTCCGCTGCATCCCGCATTCGATCTTCGAGGGCCGCGGGGCGAAGACCGAACCCAACCGGCTGGTGATCGAGATCCAGCCGAAGGAAAACATCCAGCTTTCCATGATGGCCAAGGTGCCGGGCCTCGGCAGCGACGGGCTGCGCCTGCGCCCGGTCCCGCTCGACATCGCCATGCCCGATGCCTTTTCCGACGTGGTGCGCCGTATCGCCTACGAGCGCCTGCTACTGGACCTCATCCACGGCGACCAGACGCTATTCGTCCGCCGCGACGAGGTGGAGGCGCAATGGGACTGGATCGACCACATCCGCGCCCTGTGGGCCGAAAACGAAATCAAGCCCAAGACCTATGCAGCCGGTACTTGGGGGCCGAGCGCGGCAGTAGCGCTGGCCGAACGCGACGGGGTTACCTGGCACGATGACTAA
- a CDS encoding helix-turn-helix domain-containing protein codes for MEEDDAVEIEETRVQRAGERLRETREAKGLSIEQVAADTRIPQRHLSTIEAGQFSALPSRTYAIGFSRTYARTLGLDENEILDQVRAELAEADGIPAEKPAKFEPGDPARVPGRGLAWFAVFAAILLLGGVYAFYSSYFAPGLGPAPLEDPAEQVAGEEAAEQQAEATAPAQPTGGPVVFTSEMDGTWVKFYDASGTRLYEAQMAAGDSYTIPADADGPQIWTGRPYALAITVGGQPVPKLTEEDTVVRDVPVTAEALLARDSRPAADPAPAADANDTST; via the coding sequence ATGGAAGAAGACGACGCCGTCGAAATCGAGGAAACGCGCGTGCAACGCGCGGGTGAGCGCTTGCGCGAAACGCGCGAGGCCAAGGGGCTGTCGATCGAGCAGGTCGCCGCCGACACCCGTATTCCCCAGCGACACCTCTCTACGATCGAGGCCGGACAGTTCTCGGCGCTCCCGTCGCGTACATATGCGATCGGTTTCAGCCGCACCTATGCGCGCACCCTGGGGCTCGACGAGAACGAGATTCTCGACCAGGTCCGCGCCGAACTGGCGGAGGCCGACGGCATTCCTGCCGAAAAGCCGGCGAAGTTCGAACCGGGCGATCCGGCACGCGTCCCGGGACGCGGGCTTGCCTGGTTTGCCGTCTTCGCCGCAATCCTCTTGCTGGGCGGTGTCTACGCCTTTTACTCCAGCTACTTCGCGCCCGGCCTGGGGCCGGCACCGCTCGAAGACCCGGCGGAACAGGTCGCCGGGGAAGAGGCGGCCGAGCAGCAAGCCGAGGCTACGGCTCCGGCCCAGCCGACCGGCGGGCCGGTCGTCTTCACCAGCGAGATGGATGGAACCTGGGTGAAGTTCTACGACGCCAGCGGTACGCGCCTCTATGAAGCGCAAATGGCGGCGGGCGACAGTTACACCATACCCGCCGATGCGGATGGTCCGCAGATCTGGACCGGTCGCCCCTATGCGCTGGCAATCACGGTCGGCGGGCAGCCGGTGCCCAAGCTGACCGAGGAAGATACCGTCGTGCGCGATGTGCCGGTAACTGCCGAAGCATTGCTGGCGCGCGATAGCCGTCCCGCAGCCGATCCGGCTCCGGCCGCCGACGCAAACGACACCTCCACCTGA
- the glk gene encoding glucokinase, whose translation MELVSVDIGGTHARFAIATIADDGSISLTEPETIHTKDHASFQTAWEDYRDRMGGSLPPRVSMAIAGPVGGDVIRFTNNPWIIRPALVQEKLGVENYCIVNDFEAVAHAVARVGEDQFIHLTGPDKPLAPTGRLSVLGPGTGLGVAHLYREPDGTYRVSATEGGHIDFAPLDQIDDAILARLRKRHNRVSVERVVAGPAISDIYQTLAAMEGKPVAEEDDIAIWTRGQDGSDSLAAAAVDRFCMSLGSVAGDIALAQGGFGGVVIAGGLGYRIRETLLKSGFAERFKAKGRFQELMASIPVKLIIHPQPGLFGAAAAFAREHT comes from the coding sequence ATGGAACTGGTAAGCGTAGATATCGGCGGAACCCATGCCCGTTTCGCCATCGCGACGATCGCCGATGACGGCTCGATCAGCCTCACCGAACCCGAAACGATCCACACCAAGGATCACGCCAGCTTCCAGACCGCATGGGAGGATTATCGCGACCGTATGGGCGGTTCGCTCCCGCCGCGCGTCTCGATGGCCATCGCAGGCCCCGTGGGCGGCGACGTCATCCGTTTCACCAACAATCCCTGGATCATCCGTCCGGCGCTGGTGCAGGAAAAGCTGGGCGTAGAAAACTATTGCATCGTCAATGACTTCGAAGCCGTGGCACATGCGGTTGCGCGTGTCGGCGAAGACCAGTTCATCCACCTCACCGGTCCGGACAAGCCGCTCGCACCCACGGGAAGGCTGAGCGTGCTCGGCCCGGGCACGGGGCTCGGCGTCGCGCATCTCTATCGCGAGCCCGACGGCACCTACCGCGTCTCGGCGACCGAGGGCGGCCATATCGATTTCGCCCCGCTCGACCAGATCGACGACGCGATCCTCGCCCGCCTTCGCAAGCGCCATAACCGCGTTTCGGTGGAGCGAGTGGTGGCGGGCCCCGCTATCTCGGACATCTACCAAACGCTCGCCGCGATGGAGGGCAAGCCCGTCGCCGAGGAAGACGATATCGCGATCTGGACGCGCGGACAGGATGGCAGCGACAGCCTGGCTGCCGCAGCGGTCGACCGTTTCTGCATGTCGCTGGGCAGCGTCGCCGGAGATATCGCGCTGGCCCAGGGCGGTTTCGGCGGCGTCGTGATCGCTGGCGGTCTCGGCTACCGCATTCGCGAGACCCTGCTCAAATCGGGCTTTGCCGAAAGGTTCAAGGCCAAGGGGCGCTTTCAGGAGCTGATGGCCTCGATCCCCGTCAAACTCATCATCCATCCGCAGCCGGGCCTGTTCGGCGCCGCTGCCGCTTTCGCAAGAGAACACACATGA